TTCAAGCGCCTGCTCGACAAGCTCGGGCTGAAACAGCCAATGAATGGCATTGCCTATTCGGTCGAACAATCGCGTCTCGTCGCCGCCGACCTCGGCCTGCCGCTCGTCGTGCGGCCGTCCTATGTCCTAGGCGGTCGCGCCATGGCGATCATTCGCGACGCGACGACGTTCGACGATTATCTGCTCGAAACCCTGCCGGGCCTCGTGCCGTCGGACATCAAGGCGCGCTATCCCAACGACAAGACCGGGCAGATCAACACGGTGCTCGGCAAAAACCCGCTGCTCTTCGACCGTTATCTCTCAGATGCGGTCGAGATCGATGTCGATGCGCTCTGCGACGGCAAGGATGTCTTCGTCTGCGGCATCATGGAACACATCGAAGAGGCGGGCATCCATTCCGGCGATAGCGCCTGTTCGCTGCCGCCGCACTCGCTCGCGCCGGACATGATCGCGCGCCTCGAAGACGAGACGAGGAAGCTCGCACTGGCGCTCAACGTCGGCGGCCTGATGAACGTGCAATATGCGCTCAAGGACAACGAGATTTACGTCCTTGAGGTCAATCCTCGCGCCTCGCGCACCGTGCCGTTCGTTGCCAAGGTGGTTGGCATTCCAATCGCCAAGATCGCGTCGCGGGTGATGGCCGGCGAGAGCCTTGCGAGCTTCCATCTCGTCTCGAAGCCGCTCGGCCACGTCGGGGTGAAGGAGGCGGTATTTCCTTTTGCGCGGTTCCCGGGCGTCGATACTGTGCTCGGGCCGGAGATGCGCTCGACCGGCGAAGTCATCGGCCTCGATCGCTCGTTCGCTATCGCGTTCGCCAAAAGCCAGCTCGGTGGCGGCACCAAAGTGCCAGTGTCCGGCACCGTCTTCATCTCGCTGCGTGATAGTGACAAGCCGCGTATCGTGCCGGCGGCGAAGAAATTGCTCGGGATCGGCTTCAAGTTCTGCGCGACGGGCGGCACCGCCCGCTTCCTCGAAAGCCAGGGCATCCCGACGCAGAAGGTCAACAAGGTTTCCGAGGGCCGTCCGCACATCGTCGATGCGATCAAGAATGGCGGCGTCCAGCTCGTCTTCAACACGACGGAAGGGGCGCAGGCCTTGGCCGATTCCCGCTCGCTCCGTCGTGCGGCGCTGCTTCACAAAGTGCCTTATTACACGACGCTCGCGGGGGCCATGGCTGCCAGCGAGGCGATCGTCGGGTACAAAGCCGGCGATCTGGAGGTCAAGGCGTTGCAGGATTATTTCGCCTGATGCCGGCCGCGAGAGCCTAACTTACTGGAATATAACGGTCGTTGGCGGCGAGGCGCTCCATCCGTCGTCGCGCCACCGCGACGTTCGGTCACGGCCACCGGCGGCACGCGCTTGCCTTTGCATTTGCAATTGAAACCGTCGCGTTTCGCGGGAAGAATGCGTTAAACTGTCTGATCCGTTGCCGTGCCGGACAACCGAACGGCGAAAGATCCTGTTTTGAGAGCGTAGGGCAGCGGGCGCGCGAGGCTGCGTCCCGCCGGGCTCGCTATCGGTATGGGCAGGCGGAATATTTAGGTTCAACCAACGGCGATGACCGCCGGTCCAAGAAGAGATTGAAAGAATGGAAAAAGTTCCGATGACCGTACAAGGCTATTCCGATCTGTCGGAAGAGTTGAGGCGGCGCCAGCAGGAGGAACGGCCGCGTATCATCCAGGCGATCGCCGAGGCCCGCGCGCATGGCGACCTTTCGGAAAATGCCGAATATCATTCCGCCAAAGAAGCCCAATCGCTGAACGAGGGCCGCGTCGCCGAGCTTGAGGACAAGCTTTCGCGCGCCGAGGTGATCGACGTCTCGAAACTTTCCGGGGACACGGTCAAGTTCGGCGCCACGGTGACGCTCGTCGACGAGGATACGGAAGAAAAGAAAGTTTATAAGATCGTCGGCGAGAGCGAGGCGGACGTGAAGTCCGGCCGCGTGTCGATCACGTCACCGACCGCCCGCGCCCTGATCGGCAAGAAAGTCGGCGATACCGTTGAGGTCAATACGCCCGGCGGCGGCAAGAGCTACGAAGTGCTGAAAGTGGCCTTCAAGTAGGCGCTAAGCGCTCGCAATCATGTCGTCCTGCAGGGACTCGCCGCCGCGCAGAC
This Methylovirgula sp. DNA region includes the following protein-coding sequences:
- the greA gene encoding transcription elongation factor GreA, whose translation is MEKVPMTVQGYSDLSEELRRRQQEERPRIIQAIAEARAHGDLSENAEYHSAKEAQSLNEGRVAELEDKLSRAEVIDVSKLSGDTVKFGATVTLVDEDTEEKKVYKIVGESEADVKSGRVSITSPTARALIGKKVGDTVEVNTPGGGKSYEVLKVAFK